CCTTTACGCTTCCCAAGCTCCTTCACCCCTGGCCGAGCGCATGCGCCCGAAGGCCCTCGGCGAGTTCATGGGCCAGGAAGAGCTTCTCGGTGAGGGAAAGCCCTTCCGGCGGATGCTCGAGTCGGGAAAAATTCACTCCATGATCTTGTGGGGGCCGCCGGGCGTGGGAAAGACGACTCTTGCGCGCCTCATGGCCTCGCTCGCGGACGTGCAATTCGTGTCCCTCAGCGCCGTGACCAGCGGCCTCAAGGAAGTGCGCGAGCTCATGGCGGAAGCGCGCGAGCTCCGGGCGAAGGCGGGACGGAGGACGCTTCTTTTCATCGACGAGATTCACCGCTTCAACAAGGTGCAGCAGGACGCCTTCCTGCCGCACGTCGAGTCCGGGGACATCGTCCTGGTGGGCGCCACGACGGAAAACCCCTCGTTCGAGGTGGTGTCGCCGCTTCTCTCGCGCTGCAAGGTGTACGTGCTGAAGCCGCTTTCGAGGGAAGACATCCGCGCCATCGTGCGGCGCGCGCTCTCGAGCGACGAATTTCTCCGGTCGCGCGGCGCGCCGCTCTCGGAGGACGGCGAGGAGTTTCTTCTCACCTACGCGAACGGCGACGCTCGCACGGCGCTCAACTTGCTGGAAGCGTCCACGGAAACGCTCCCGGAAGGCGAGGCGCAAATTTCCGTCGAGCGCCTGCGCGAGGCGGCGCAGAGCAAGATGATGCTCTACGACAAGGCGGGCGAGGAGCACTTCAACCTCATCTCGGCGTTCCACAAAAGCCTCCGAAACTCCGACCCCGACGCCGCGCTCTACTGGCTCGCGCGCATGCTCGAAGGGGGCGAAGACCCGCTCTACATCGTCCGCCGCATGGTGTGCGTCGCCGCGGAGGATATCGGCCTCGCCGATCCGCGGGCGCTCACGGTGGCGCTCGACGCGAAGGAGGCCGTGGACTTCATCGGCATGCCGGAAGGCCACCTGGCGCTCTCGGAGGCGACCGTTTACCTTGCGCTTGCGCCCAAAAGCAACTCCGCCTACGTCGCCTACGGCGAGGCGGCGAGCGACGTGCGCACCAAGGAGTGCGGGTCCGTGCCGCTTCATCTGCGCAATCCCGTAACTGGGCTCATGAAGGGCATTGGTTACGGCAAGGACTATCGCTACGCCCACGACGAGCCAGAGGGCGTCGCCCCCATGGAGTGCCTGCCGGAGAACCTGCGCGGGCGGGAATACTACCGCCCCACGGAGCGGGGACTGGAATCGCGCCTTCGGGAGCGCCTGGCGGAGATTAAAAAGATACAAAGGAAGGGAAAGCCCGATGGCAAATAGCCGCTTTGCATCTCTTTGCTTCCGCGCGTCAG
The DNA window shown above is from Acidobacteriota bacterium and carries:
- a CDS encoding replication-associated recombination protein A; the encoded protein is MSLYASQAPSPLAERMRPKALGEFMGQEELLGEGKPFRRMLESGKIHSMILWGPPGVGKTTLARLMASLADVQFVSLSAVTSGLKEVRELMAEARELRAKAGRRTLLFIDEIHRFNKVQQDAFLPHVESGDIVLVGATTENPSFEVVSPLLSRCKVYVLKPLSREDIRAIVRRALSSDEFLRSRGAPLSEDGEEFLLTYANGDARTALNLLEASTETLPEGEAQISVERLREAAQSKMMLYDKAGEEHFNLISAFHKSLRNSDPDAALYWLARMLEGGEDPLYIVRRMVCVAAEDIGLADPRALTVALDAKEAVDFIGMPEGHLALSEATVYLALAPKSNSAYVAYGEAASDVRTKECGSVPLHLRNPVTGLMKGIGYGKDYRYAHDEPEGVAPMECLPENLRGREYYRPTERGLESRLRERLAEIKKIQRKGKPDGK